The Vibrio orientalis CIP 102891 = ATCC 33934 genome segment CCTGTCGAATCCTAAATCAGCCCCAAGTGTTCTTCGCATAGTACCAGAAAAGCGTAGCCTGTCTATACTTGTGCGTTTAAGTGCTCAAGATTAACGCAATGAGCTCTTCATAACTCGTGCTTTTTCACGAGCCCAATCTTTTTCTTTAAGATCAGTACGTTTGTCGTGCAGCTTTTTACCTTTCGCTACACCAATTTTGATTTTTACCCATGAGCGTGACCAGTACAGTGATAATGCTGCTAATGTCATACCTTCACGGTTGATGCGACCAAGTAGGTTGTCAAGTTCACGACGGCTCATAAGAAGTTTGCGCACGCGCGTTGGGTTAGCAACGACGTGGGTAGATGCTTGATTAAGAGGAGTAATCGTCATACCACTGACAAAAGCTTCACCGTCACGCATGAAAACATAGCTTTCAGCGATATTTGCTTTGCCTTGACGAAGTG includes the following:
- the smpB gene encoding SsrA-binding protein SmpB, with product MAKKKSKQKAGSNTIALNKKARHEYFIDDEIEAGLELQGWEVKSLRQGKANIAESYVFMRDGEAFVSGMTITPLNQASTHVVANPTRVRKLLMSRRELDNLLGRINREGMTLAALSLYWSRSWVKIKIGVAKGKKLHDKRTDLKEKDWAREKARVMKSSLR